One window of the Shewanella khirikhana genome contains the following:
- a CDS encoding sigma-54-dependent Fis family transcriptional regulator: MKSAIQPWLADSWRRSEGAGLSETRPGELKLSRVELDERCERHRQLIALVESEALPLFTRLMAHTDSRLILSDAEGFVLRHWGLSRYSDRLANVALDCGVNWLEEHKGTNAIGTALKAKEALSVVGEQHFCRPHRFMSCTASPIFSPSGELIGALDITSERLKHNQQTLLLISSLAQQVETALLCALPGGRFRVDLAASRQLLSSGWQGILIADDDGRLLGLNPMARQYLGGASPGMALGELLGDDWQAQQALCPRGELHLATSAIGEGALSIQTNKASGLHGIKPLRFHDPQLETAWQQARKVISRKIPLLVQGETGVGKEHFVRQLYQDSRLDGELVAVNCAALPAELIEAELFGYQGGAFTGAARQGHLGKVRQADGGFLFLDEIGELPLAAQGRLLRVLQEREVTPVGGLKSHRVDIQVVAATHMDLAAMVRDGRFREDLYFRLNGLQVSLPPLRQRADKSRLIHKLHRQYRFNPPGDEQRLCPQLLALLEAYGWPGNLRELDNLMQVACLMAEGVFELSQTHLSDAHRRALMQGQEGQPASESSLKAELDGRIQATLSECNGNISEAARRLGVSRNLIYRSLKRTDS; the protein is encoded by the coding sequence ATGAAATCTGCCATTCAGCCCTGGCTTGCCGATTCGTGGCGCCGCAGTGAAGGCGCCGGTCTCAGTGAAACCCGTCCGGGAGAACTTAAGCTCTCCCGGGTCGAACTGGATGAGCGCTGTGAGCGCCACCGTCAGCTGATAGCGCTGGTGGAATCCGAAGCCCTGCCGCTGTTTACCCGTCTGATGGCCCACACCGACAGCCGGCTGATTTTATCCGACGCCGAAGGCTTCGTGCTGCGCCACTGGGGGCTGTCACGTTATTCTGATCGGCTCGCCAATGTGGCGCTGGACTGCGGCGTAAATTGGCTCGAAGAGCACAAGGGCACCAATGCCATAGGCACAGCGCTTAAGGCCAAAGAAGCCCTGTCGGTGGTGGGCGAGCAGCACTTTTGCCGCCCGCACCGCTTTATGAGCTGCACCGCCAGCCCGATTTTTTCGCCGTCCGGCGAGCTGATTGGCGCCCTCGATATCACTTCCGAGCGGCTCAAGCACAATCAACAAACCTTATTGCTTATCTCCAGTTTGGCGCAGCAGGTGGAAACGGCGCTTCTGTGCGCCCTGCCCGGTGGCCGTTTTCGGGTGGATTTGGCCGCCAGTCGGCAACTGCTCAGTTCCGGCTGGCAGGGCATTCTGATTGCCGATGACGATGGCCGTTTGCTTGGGCTAAACCCCATGGCACGCCAGTATCTGGGCGGCGCCTCGCCCGGCATGGCGCTGGGTGAGCTGCTGGGAGATGACTGGCAGGCGCAGCAGGCGCTGTGCCCCCGCGGTGAGCTGCATCTGGCCACCTCGGCGATTGGCGAGGGGGCCTTGTCGATTCAAACCAATAAAGCCAGCGGGTTGCACGGCATCAAGCCGCTGCGATTCCACGACCCTCAGCTGGAAACCGCCTGGCAGCAGGCGCGCAAGGTCATCAGCCGCAAAATTCCATTGTTGGTGCAAGGCGAAACCGGGGTGGGCAAAGAGCACTTTGTGCGCCAGCTGTATCAGGACAGTCGCCTCGATGGCGAGCTGGTGGCGGTTAACTGTGCCGCCTTGCCCGCCGAGCTGATTGAGGCCGAGCTCTTTGGTTATCAGGGCGGTGCCTTTACCGGGGCGGCGCGTCAGGGGCACCTTGGCAAGGTGCGTCAGGCCGATGGCGGTTTTCTGTTTCTGGATGAAATCGGTGAGTTGCCGCTGGCGGCCCAGGGCAGGTTGCTAAGGGTACTGCAGGAGCGGGAAGTGACTCCGGTGGGCGGCCTTAAAAGCCACAGGGTGGACATTCAGGTGGTGGCCGCCACCCACATGGATTTGGCCGCCATGGTGCGTGATGGCCGTTTTCGTGAAGACCTGTATTTTCGCCTCAACGGTTTGCAGGTGAGCCTGCCGCCATTGAGGCAGAGGGCCGATAAATCGCGGCTGATCCACAAGCTTCACCGCCAGTACCGGTTCAATCCGCCGGGGGATGAGCAGCGGCTGTGCCCGCAGTTACTGGCATTGCTGGAGGCCTATGGCTGGCCGGGCAACCTTCGGGAGCTGGATAACCTGATGCAAGTGGCTTGCCTGATGGCAGAAGGGGTGTTCGAACTGAGTCAGACGCATTTGAGTGATGCCCACAGGCGGGCGCTGATGCAGGGCCAGGAGGGGCAACCAGCTTCTGAGTCTAGCCTTAAGGCTGAGCTTGATGGCCGTATTCAGGCAACGCTCTCTGAGTGCAATGGCAATATCAGTGAAGCGGCCCGCCGCCTTGGGGTAAGCCGCAATCTGATTTACCGCAGCCTTAAGCGCACCGACAGTTAG
- a CDS encoding aldehyde dehydrogenase family protein, with amino-acid sequence MIYSAPGTAGAIASFKARYDNFIGGKWVPPVGGEYFDNVSPVDGKVFCQAARSDYRDIELALDAAHAAKDSWGKTSVTERSNLLLKIADRVEQHLERLAVVETWENGKAVRETLNADLPLFVDHFRYFAGCIRAQEGSAADLDANTVSYHFPEPLGVVGQIIPWNFPLLMAAWKIAPALAAGNCVVLKPAEQTPASIMVLLETIEDLLPPGVLNVVNGFGAEAGAALATSKRIAKLAFTGSTEVGNHILKCAAENLIPSTVELGGKSPNIYFADVMSHEDNYLDKAIEGMLLAFFNQGEVCTCPSRVLVQESIYDAFIEKVIARAKTIRQGSPLDTDTQVGAQASREQYDKILGYLDIGRAEGAKVLMGGEINLQDGPEKGGYYIQPTILKGHNKMRVFQEEIFGPVVSVTTFKDEAEALAIANDTQYGLGAGVWTRDMNLAQRMGRGIQAGRVWINCYHAYPAHAAFGGYKKSGIGRETHKMMLSHYQNTKNLLVSFDTNPLGFF; translated from the coding sequence ATGATTTACAGCGCTCCGGGCACAGCGGGTGCCATCGCTTCATTCAAGGCCAGATACGACAACTTTATTGGTGGCAAGTGGGTGCCCCCCGTGGGCGGCGAGTACTTCGATAACGTCTCGCCTGTGGATGGCAAGGTGTTTTGCCAGGCGGCCCGTTCAGACTATCGCGACATCGAACTCGCACTGGATGCCGCCCATGCCGCCAAAGACAGCTGGGGCAAAACCTCGGTCACCGAGCGCAGCAATCTGCTTTTGAAAATCGCCGACCGGGTCGAGCAGCATCTGGAGCGCCTCGCCGTGGTGGAAACCTGGGAAAACGGCAAAGCCGTGCGCGAAACCCTGAACGCCGACCTGCCGCTGTTTGTTGACCACTTCCGCTATTTCGCCGGTTGTATCCGTGCCCAGGAAGGCAGCGCTGCAGACCTTGATGCCAATACCGTGAGCTACCACTTCCCCGAGCCTTTGGGCGTGGTCGGGCAAATCATCCCCTGGAACTTCCCACTGCTGATGGCGGCCTGGAAAATCGCCCCGGCGCTGGCGGCGGGTAACTGCGTCGTGCTCAAGCCTGCCGAACAAACGCCGGCCTCCATTATGGTGCTTTTGGAAACCATCGAAGATCTGCTGCCACCCGGCGTACTCAACGTGGTCAATGGCTTTGGCGCCGAAGCAGGCGCAGCCCTCGCCACCAGCAAACGCATCGCCAAACTGGCCTTCACCGGCTCCACCGAAGTGGGCAACCATATCCTCAAATGCGCCGCCGAAAACCTCATTCCCTCCACGGTCGAGCTTGGCGGCAAGTCGCCCAACATCTACTTTGCCGATGTGATGAGCCACGAAGACAACTATCTCGACAAGGCCATCGAGGGCATGTTGCTGGCCTTCTTCAACCAGGGCGAAGTATGCACCTGCCCAAGCCGGGTGCTGGTGCAGGAATCCATCTATGATGCCTTTATCGAGAAGGTGATTGCCCGCGCCAAAACGATTCGTCAGGGCAGCCCGCTGGATACCGACACCCAAGTGGGCGCCCAGGCATCCCGCGAGCAGTACGACAAGATCCTGGGCTATCTGGACATTGGCCGCGCCGAAGGCGCCAAGGTGTTGATGGGCGGCGAAATCAACCTGCAGGATGGCCCCGAAAAAGGCGGCTACTACATCCAGCCCACCATCCTCAAGGGCCACAACAAGATGCGGGTGTTCCAGGAAGAAATATTTGGCCCCGTGGTTTCTGTTACCACCTTCAAGGACGAAGCCGAAGCCCTGGCCATTGCCAACGACACCCAGTATGGCCTTGGCGCCGGTGTCTGGACCCGGGATATGAATCTCGCCCAGCGCATGGGCCGCGGCATTCAGGCCGGACGGGTGTGGATTAACTGCTACCACGCCTACCCTGCCCACGCCGCCTTTGGTGGCTATAAAAAGTCGGGCATAGGCCGCGAGACCCACAAGATGATGTTGTCGCACTACCAGAACACCAAAAACCTGCTGGTGAGCTTCGACACCAATCCGCTGGGCTTCTTCTAA
- a CDS encoding XdhC family protein, with product MANRLDSLLDAWRSDPDANWVLAVIASVEGSAYRKSGAMMLFHPSGPSLGMLSGGCLEADLRRQAQKALVGHCAVLGRYDARDETDASYRLGCGGLVDILLLPLTAANQQLQFAAMAEALASGKPGFWCLELPQNRAPADTLIAHFYPDADAPFPAADFSRPGRLILNPQSGSQQSELLVVPVRPRPHLAIFGGGMDARPLAHMARQLEWRISVVDPRTSYARPCDFEGCELIKTPADGLTPDFLASIDMAVVMHHSLELDAAILPKLGRLPLKYLALLGPRHRGEKLLNTAGMSWDDFYCPPASPAGLDLGGELPADIALSILAACQSSLHGKLTPSARKPSSGGLK from the coding sequence ATGGCCAACCGTTTGGATTCACTCTTGGATGCCTGGCGCAGCGACCCGGATGCCAACTGGGTGCTGGCGGTGATTGCGTCGGTGGAAGGCAGTGCCTACCGTAAATCCGGCGCCATGATGTTGTTTCACCCCTCGGGCCCGAGCCTTGGCATGTTAAGCGGCGGCTGCCTCGAGGCTGATCTGCGCCGTCAGGCCCAAAAAGCACTGGTCGGACACTGCGCCGTGCTCGGCCGTTACGATGCCAGAGACGAAACCGACGCCAGCTACCGCCTCGGCTGTGGCGGTCTGGTGGATATACTGCTGCTGCCGTTAACTGCAGCCAATCAGCAACTGCAATTCGCCGCCATGGCAGAGGCCCTCGCCAGCGGCAAACCCGGTTTTTGGTGCCTGGAGCTGCCGCAAAACCGCGCCCCTGCCGATACGCTCATCGCCCACTTTTATCCTGACGCAGACGCACCTTTTCCTGCGGCCGATTTCAGCCGTCCCGGCCGCTTAATCCTCAATCCGCAAAGCGGCAGTCAGCAATCTGAACTGCTGGTGGTGCCGGTTCGCCCAAGGCCACATCTGGCCATCTTCGGGGGCGGCATGGATGCCAGGCCACTGGCGCACATGGCGCGCCAACTTGAGTGGCGCATCAGCGTTGTTGACCCGCGCACCAGCTATGCCCGCCCCTGCGACTTTGAAGGCTGTGAGCTCATTAAAACTCCGGCCGATGGGCTGACGCCGGACTTTCTTGCCAGTATCGATATGGCGGTGGTGATGCACCACAGCCTCGAACTCGATGCGGCCATTTTGCCCAAACTTGGCCGATTGCCGCTTAAGTATCTGGCACTGCTTGGGCCACGCCACCGGGGCGAGAAGCTGCTAAACACAGCAGGTATGAGCTGGGACGATTTTTACTGCCCACCTGCAAGCCCCGCTGGCCTTGATTTAGGCGGCGAGCTGCCCGCCGACATCGCTCTGTCGATACTCGCCGCCTGCCAGTCAAGCCTGCATGGCAAACTCACGCCGTCCGCTCGCAAGCCAAGCAGCGGAGGTCTTAAATGA
- a CDS encoding NTP transferase domain-containing protein: MKLLPVLLAAGGSRRFEGVKLAMPLPGGTTLLSRSVDALSKVRGSCDTQILPLRVCLGGHAGTLKPLLPKGTAIIPSPDWHLGLGHSIAAAADAAQGTDADALLLALADHALLCTQDYESLIQSWQESGKTTAAWYLDAPGAPAIFNRADFGELSRLCGDRGAKGLLKSLQKQQQLGWMALPGASIDIDTRADFGRFVSTRSE, translated from the coding sequence ATGAAACTCTTGCCCGTGCTCCTGGCCGCAGGCGGCTCGCGCCGCTTCGAAGGAGTCAAACTCGCCATGCCACTGCCGGGGGGCACCACCCTGCTTAGCCGCAGTGTCGATGCGTTAAGTAAGGTGCGCGGCAGCTGCGACACTCAAATACTGCCGCTCAGGGTATGCCTTGGCGGCCATGCAGGCACCTTAAAACCGCTGCTGCCCAAAGGCACCGCCATTATTCCCTCCCCCGACTGGCATCTGGGGCTTGGCCACAGCATTGCCGCAGCCGCCGACGCGGCGCAGGGCACAGACGCCGATGCCTTGCTGCTGGCGCTTGCGGATCACGCGCTGCTCTGCACGCAGGACTATGAATCCCTTATTCAAAGCTGGCAGGAGTCGGGTAAAACCACCGCCGCCTGGTATCTGGATGCCCCCGGCGCACCGGCTATTTTCAACCGTGCCGACTTTGGTGAGCTGAGCCGTCTTTGTGGCGACAGAGGCGCCAAGGGGCTTTTGAAATCTTTGCAAAAACAACAACAACTGGGATGGATGGCGCTACCCGGCGCCAGCATCGATATAGACACCCGCGCCGATTTCGGGCGCTTTGTGAGCACAAGGAGCGAGTGA
- a CDS encoding (2Fe-2S)-binding protein has product MTSLKINGRLFTLDADPKMPLLWALRDLMGLTGTKYGCGAGLCGACTVHVDGEPMRACLTSIQSLEGKSVTTIEGLTDDKLKDSWRRHKVPQCGFCQAGQLMSAAALVSRHPAPSDSQIDEAMAGNICRCGTYTRIRAAIKDYQGKQEAKS; this is encoded by the coding sequence ATGACATCACTTAAAATCAACGGCCGTTTGTTTACCCTGGACGCCGACCCCAAGATGCCACTCTTATGGGCGCTGCGGGATCTGATGGGCTTAACCGGCACCAAATATGGCTGCGGCGCAGGGCTTTGCGGCGCCTGCACTGTGCATGTGGACGGCGAGCCAATGCGCGCCTGCCTCACCAGCATCCAAAGCCTGGAAGGCAAGTCGGTGACCACCATCGAGGGCCTTACCGACGACAAGCTCAAAGACAGTTGGCGCCGCCACAAGGTGCCCCAGTGCGGCTTTTGTCAGGCGGGCCAGTTGATGTCGGCGGCAGCGCTGGTGAGCAGGCATCCTGCCCCCAGCGACAGCCAGATTGACGAGGCCATGGCAGGCAACATTTGCCGCTGCGGCACCTACACCCGCATCCGCGCCGCCATCAAGGACTATCAGGGCAAGCAGGAGGCCAAGTCATGA
- a CDS encoding xanthine dehydrogenase family protein molybdopterin-binding subunit produces MSKFTAIENFSRRDVLKLFGASGGALMLGASGLGWSPMLAAQTAAFGEEQRLNLFIAIGEDNRVYLTCHRSEMGQGIRTGIPQVLADELEADWDKVVVVQGLADKRYGSQNTDGSRSIRKGFDKMREMGAMARQMLEQAAAERWQVPVTEVYAKAHAVYHKGSDKRLSYGELAMAAAKLPLPDAKTLTLKTPDQFTQIGKGHTIVDMDDMLGGRAIYGADNRPEGLVYAVIARPPVFGSALESMDDSTARKVAGVLDIVPLPVPKGAPAFQPLGGVAVVATNTWSALEGRKALKLSWSKSANDSHNSKTYLDTLKQRVREPGKVARELGSQPASWPEDKMVSAIYTVPYLAHAPMEPPAVIASVDKNGCELWASSQTPQSTQQNVAGMLGIDEDKVKVNVTLLGGGFGRKSKPDFSVEAAFISSKINKPVLLQWSREDELRNGYLHAISAQYYQACIDDKGKVQAILSRTAFPSIGSTFDSAVDTPQPFELDLGFTDIPWDISAVRCEAVKAESHTRIGWLRSVSNIQHGFGVGSFVDELAIANGKSCTAQWRELLGKARVENFANQGFEYGNYGEDQSRHPVDVGRYLKLIDRAEALMAQKPAGKNEGWGFAIHRSFVAYAAVAIKVRLEGDKLTVVDAIALMDAGTVVNPDRVAAQMEGAVMFGLSLALFGEIDFDKGAVTQSNFHDYPLLRLPHCPQITTEIIASRAVPGGVGEPGVPPVAPALANAIVAAGGVRYRELPLSKHLKI; encoded by the coding sequence ATGAGCAAGTTTACTGCCATTGAAAACTTCAGCCGCCGCGATGTGCTCAAACTCTTCGGTGCCTCGGGCGGCGCCCTGATGCTGGGGGCCTCTGGCCTCGGCTGGAGCCCCATGCTCGCCGCGCAAACCGCCGCCTTTGGCGAAGAGCAGCGCCTCAACCTCTTTATCGCCATCGGCGAAGACAACAGGGTGTACCTCACCTGCCACCGCTCGGAAATGGGTCAGGGCATACGCACCGGCATTCCGCAGGTGCTGGCCGATGAGCTGGAAGCCGACTGGGACAAGGTGGTCGTGGTACAGGGCCTGGCCGACAAACGCTATGGCAGCCAGAACACCGACGGCAGCCGCAGTATCCGCAAGGGTTTCGACAAGATGCGCGAGATGGGCGCCATGGCAAGGCAGATGCTGGAGCAAGCCGCCGCCGAGCGCTGGCAAGTGCCCGTGACTGAGGTCTATGCCAAGGCTCATGCCGTGTATCACAAAGGCAGCGACAAGCGCTTAAGCTATGGCGAGCTCGCCATGGCCGCCGCCAAACTGCCACTGCCGGATGCCAAAACCCTCACCCTCAAAACCCCTGACCAATTCACCCAAATCGGCAAGGGCCACACCATTGTCGATATGGACGATATGCTCGGTGGCCGTGCCATCTATGGCGCCGACAATCGTCCCGAAGGCTTGGTGTATGCGGTGATTGCCCGTCCGCCGGTGTTTGGCAGCGCGCTCGAGTCCATGGACGACAGCACCGCCCGCAAGGTGGCGGGGGTGCTGGATATTGTCCCTCTGCCGGTACCCAAGGGCGCACCGGCGTTTCAGCCGCTTGGCGGCGTTGCCGTGGTGGCCACTAATACCTGGAGTGCACTGGAAGGCAGAAAAGCCCTCAAGCTCAGCTGGAGCAAAAGCGCCAACGACAGCCATAACAGCAAGACTTATCTCGATACTCTCAAACAAAGAGTGCGGGAACCCGGCAAAGTCGCCCGCGAGCTTGGCAGCCAGCCTGCAAGCTGGCCTGAGGACAAGATGGTCAGCGCCATTTACACAGTGCCCTATCTCGCCCATGCGCCCATGGAGCCACCGGCGGTGATTGCCAGCGTCGATAAAAACGGCTGCGAACTGTGGGCCAGCAGTCAAACGCCCCAAAGCACCCAGCAGAATGTGGCCGGTATGCTGGGTATCGATGAAGACAAGGTTAAGGTAAATGTCACCCTGCTCGGCGGCGGCTTCGGCCGCAAATCCAAGCCGGATTTCAGCGTCGAAGCCGCGTTTATTTCCAGCAAAATCAACAAGCCGGTGCTGCTGCAGTGGAGCCGTGAAGATGAGCTGAGAAACGGCTACCTGCACGCCATCAGCGCCCAGTACTACCAGGCCTGCATCGACGACAAGGGCAAGGTGCAGGCGATATTGTCGCGTACCGCCTTCCCCTCTATCGGCAGCACCTTCGACAGTGCCGTGGATACTCCGCAGCCGTTCGAGCTGGACCTGGGCTTTACCGATATTCCCTGGGATATCAGCGCCGTGCGCTGCGAAGCCGTCAAGGCCGAAAGCCACACCCGCATCGGCTGGTTAAGGTCGGTGAGTAACATTCAACACGGCTTTGGGGTGGGCAGCTTTGTGGACGAACTCGCCATTGCCAATGGAAAATCCTGCACCGCCCAGTGGCGGGAACTGCTCGGCAAGGCGCGGGTTGAAAACTTTGCCAATCAAGGCTTTGAATATGGCAACTATGGTGAAGATCAGAGCCGTCATCCGGTGGATGTGGGCCGCTACCTTAAGCTGATTGACCGCGCCGAAGCGCTGATGGCACAAAAACCAGCGGGTAAAAACGAAGGCTGGGGCTTTGCCATTCACCGCAGCTTTGTTGCCTATGCCGCCGTGGCCATCAAGGTGCGGCTCGAAGGTGACAAGCTCACTGTGGTGGATGCTATCGCGCTGATGGATGCCGGCACTGTGGTGAACCCAGACCGGGTGGCCGCGCAGATGGAAGGCGCGGTGATGTTTGGCTTAAGCCTTGCGCTCTTTGGCGAAATCGATTTCGACAAAGGCGCCGTGACCCAGTCAAACTTCCACGACTACCCGCTGCTCAGGCTGCCACACTGCCCGCAGATTACGACTGAGATCATCGCCTCCAGAGCTGTGCCGGGCGGAGTGGGGGAACCCGGCGTGCCGCCGGTAGCCCCGGCCCTTGCCAATGCCATAGTGGCCGCTGGCGGCGTGCGTTACCGCGAACTGCCGCTGTCAAAGCACCTTAAAATCTAA
- the trmL gene encoding tRNA (uridine(34)/cytosine(34)/5-carboxymethylaminomethyluridine(34)-2'-O)-methyltransferase TrmL, which produces MFNIALYEPEIAPNTGNIIRLCANNGCELHLIEPLGFDLEEKKLRRAGLDYSDMTRVTRHKDFASFLEAMAGRRILACTTKGSRPHSELTYQAGDVLLFGPESRGLPMDIINSVPTEQRLRIPMVESSRSLNLSNAVAIISYEAWRQQGFGGAR; this is translated from the coding sequence ATGTTCAACATCGCTCTCTACGAACCCGAAATCGCCCCCAACACGGGCAATATTATTCGCCTGTGCGCCAACAACGGCTGTGAACTGCACCTGATTGAACCTTTGGGTTTTGATTTGGAAGAGAAAAAGCTGCGCCGCGCCGGGCTGGATTACAGCGATATGACCCGGGTGACCCGCCATAAAGACTTCGCGAGTTTCCTTGAGGCCATGGCAGGGCGACGCATTCTGGCCTGCACCACCAAGGGCAGCCGCCCCCACTCAGAACTGACTTACCAGGCCGGTGATGTACTCTTGTTTGGCCCCGAGAGCCGTGGTCTGCCGATGGACATTATCAACTCGGTGCCCACCGAGCAGCGCCTGCGCATTCCCATGGTGGAGTCGAGCCGCAGCCTGAACCTGTCCAACGCCGTAGCCATTATCAGTTACGAAGCCTGGCGTCAGCAGGGCTTTGGCGGCGCCCGCTAA
- a CDS encoding M16 family metallopeptidase yields MIKCKPLMIAAALALAGCAATEGNKGVEAPANAAFQLPAYERVTLDNGLTLFLMQQKEVPLITLSAVVRAGAVNDSVSGVSAITAESLMLGAGGKSKRDIENQVDFLGASLNASAGKEGSYVSAKFMAKDLDTMLPLFADVLRRPDFDAAEFDKLKQREVGGLIQAKESPRAVIGNYFGKLVYGEHPYGNASSGNSESVDSLTLAQVRAFYSGFYQPINTAISVVGDFDVAEMKAKLNARFGDWHNGSVTKMRSLEEGLPVLGKSRVLLVDKPDAMETTFVIGGMGISEDNPDAVGLTVVNTILGGRFTSWLNDELRVNAGLTYGARSGFTSYADSGLFQISTFTKTDTTEAAIDLALKTYDRLWQQGIDQATLDSAKAYVKGQFPPKFETSGQLAGLLSDMYLYGFDNSYINDFERKVDSLTLEETQRLINTYFPRDKLQFVLIGNAAKVAPVAAKYGEVTQVNIKDVGFGN; encoded by the coding sequence ATGATCAAGTGTAAACCCCTGATGATAGCGGCAGCACTGGCACTGGCCGGTTGTGCCGCCACCGAGGGCAACAAGGGTGTCGAGGCGCCGGCAAATGCCGCATTCCAGCTGCCCGCCTACGAGCGCGTAACGCTGGACAATGGCTTGACCCTGTTCCTGATGCAGCAAAAAGAAGTGCCACTTATTACCCTAAGCGCCGTGGTGCGTGCCGGTGCGGTGAATGACAGCGTTTCAGGCGTTTCTGCCATTACCGCCGAGAGCCTGATGTTGGGCGCCGGTGGTAAGTCCAAGCGCGATATTGAGAATCAGGTCGATTTTCTCGGCGCCAGCCTCAATGCCAGTGCCGGTAAAGAAGGCAGCTATGTCAGCGCCAAGTTTATGGCCAAGGATCTGGATACCATGCTGCCACTGTTTGCCGACGTGCTGCGCCGTCCTGACTTTGATGCCGCCGAGTTCGATAAACTCAAGCAGCGTGAAGTGGGCGGCCTTATTCAGGCCAAGGAAAGCCCGAGAGCCGTGATTGGCAACTACTTCGGTAAGCTGGTGTATGGCGAGCATCCCTATGGCAACGCCAGCAGCGGCAACAGTGAATCGGTAGACAGCCTGACACTGGCGCAGGTGCGTGCCTTCTACAGCGGTTTCTATCAGCCAATCAACACCGCCATTTCTGTGGTGGGTGACTTTGATGTGGCCGAGATGAAAGCCAAGCTCAATGCCCGCTTCGGCGATTGGCACAATGGCTCTGTGACCAAGATGCGCTCCCTCGAAGAAGGCCTGCCGGTGCTTGGCAAGAGCCGGGTGCTGCTGGTGGACAAGCCCGATGCCATGGAAACCACCTTTGTGATTGGTGGCATGGGCATTTCCGAGGATAACCCCGATGCTGTGGGTCTGACCGTGGTCAACACCATTCTGGGTGGCCGTTTCACCTCCTGGCTCAACGATGAGCTGCGGGTGAATGCCGGTCTGACCTATGGCGCCCGCTCAGGCTTTACCTCCTACGCCGACAGCGGTCTGTTCCAGATAAGCACCTTCACCAAAACCGATACCACCGAAGCGGCCATCGATTTGGCGCTCAAAACCTACGATCGTCTGTGGCAACAGGGGATCGACCAGGCCACGCTGGATTCGGCCAAGGCCTACGTGAAGGGCCAGTTCCCGCCCAAGTTCGAAACCAGCGGTCAGCTGGCCGGTCTGTTGTCTGACATGTACCTCTACGGCTTTGATAACAGCTATATCAATGACTTCGAGCGTAAAGTCGACAGCCTGACCCTGGAAGAAACCCAGCGTTTGATCAACACCTACTTCCCCAGAGACAAACTGCAATTTGTGCTGATTGGCAATGCCGCCAAGGTGGCACCTGTGGCAGCCAAATATGGTGAAGTGACTCAGGTGAACATCAAGGACGTGGGTTTCGGTAACTAA